AAATCAGTTGATAAATTTGTCATGATGTACCAACTTTCATCTCCCGTAGGGTCGGGTGTATTCATCTTACTGATTTGGTAGTATCTGGTACGGCGACGTTTACCAAAAATAATTTCTCTCAAGTAACGAGTTTCAGTTTGACGATGTGAAAGCTTTTGCTCATAAGCTTTCCAGCGATTATAACGTTTTCGGCTTCCTGGGGGCATCAACACTCCATGATTGGAGCGAATTGCTACGATAAACTCTAGTTCTAATTTTTCTAAACATCTAATTACATCTCCACTCTCACCATATAGGCTATCCGCTAACACTAATTTAATTTTGAAACCCCATTCTTTCAACTCTTGAATAATCTCTATTGCTATTTGGGGTTTACTCTTATATTTATCGCCTTCTCTTAAGCGATTTCTCGGTTTAAATATTTGGAACATTAGAGGATAAGTAATCCCATCTACTACACCATAAGCATTTACAGATACTATTCCATTCTCTGTCTTGCCTAAGTTTCCGATATATTGACTAGTCACATAATCTGTTGATTTTCCCTTTTTCTTATCCCCGGTTTCGTCAATACATAAAATTATTTCTCTTTCTCCAATAAACCTTTTGATCAACCACAGCCTAATTTCTCTTAACTTTTTGACATCCCACAGTGCATCTCTCAAAAAATGATGTAGTGTTTGGCTATCTTTTAACCCCACTGTTTTAGCTATTAGGGGTAGGGTTTTTCGTGGGATTTCTGAAACTATGCCCAAATGTAAGAATTTGAAAGCTTCAAAATGCCTCACATCCTCAAATACTGAATAATAGTGCTGGCAGTAGTTATCTATGAATGCCACTGTGCTTACTGGCTGTCTGCGCGGCGTAACCATTCCTATTACTTACTTTGTCTGCTTTTTTTCTGATTATACTCTCCCCGTAGTAACAAAAGAGGGTTTATACCATTTCACGAAAATAGTGAAACAGATACAAACCCTGAAAGTCTGACTAGATAAGACTTTCTTAATTACGAATTACGTTAGCGTTAGCTCTCCCGCAGGGAGCATTACGAATTACGAATTGGTATTACTCCCTACTCCCTCCAACTCCTCATCCGTCAACTCATACAAATTGCGTAACTGCTGCAATTTATCTTCACTTGCTTGCCAAAAACCCCGTCCATTTGCTTCCAACATCCTGCTAATGATATTGCGGAATGCTTCTGGATTTGCTTGGCGTAACTTTTCTGCCATCTCTGCATTCAAGGCATAAGTATCTGCGGCTTGGTCGTATACCCAGTTATCCGTAAAATCCGCAGTTCCTGACCACCCAATCAACGCAGTCATTCTCTGAGAAATTTCATAAGCACCTCCCGAACCTTGATTAGCCATTGCTTCTGCCCATTTTGGATTTAAGAATTTGCTGCGATACTCCATTCTCAACAAATCATCTAATTTTCGAGGAGTTGTATCTTTAGAGAAGCTCTCTACAAAACTGGCAGTAACTTTTTTCCCCTGTTGCTTTTCTGCGGCTTTCTTTAAACCGCCAGTATTGGCATAATATTCCTGAATATCTGTTAATCCATACTCCACAGAATCAATTTCCTGGACAATTCTCCCAGTGGTTTTTAACAGGGTATTTAACACCTCAGGACGCGCTTCTCCCTTATCTTTTCTCCCATAACTAAAGACATTACGACCTTGCCAAGTATCCCCCAATTCCTCACCCGATTCCCAATTCCCATCGACCACCCTATCATTTACTAAAGAGCCAAAATCACCCGCAGGATTAGAAAATAGTCTTGCTGATATATTTGCAACACCCTGTGCTTTTAATTCCAGAGCGTGCTTCTTAATAAAATTCTCCTCCACCGATTCATCAATATCCACCGCGCGCTGAAACAAATCATCTAATAATTCAATAATATTCACGAAACTATCACGGAAAATTCCTGAGAGATTTCCTAACACATCAATGCGTGGATGTCCCACTTCCGGAAGAGGTTGTAAATCGTAACGCACAATCCTACCTGTACCCTCTTTCACCGGTTCTGCGCCCACCAATTCCAAGAGAATTCCTAAGGATTCACCCTTAGTTTTAATCGCATCTAAACCCCATAACATCACCGCAACAGTTTCTGGATATTCTCCATGTTCTTGTAAATGTTGACTGATAATTTTCTTGGCAATTTCCTTACCTCTGGCATAAGCAGCAGGAGAGGGCATTCTATAGGGGTCTAAAGCATGAATATTACGCCCTGTGGGCAATACTCCGGCTCCATCTCGCAGCAAATCACCACCGGGAGCAGGAGGAATATATTCCCCATTCAAACCCCGCAGTAAATTAGTTAATTCTTCACTATTTCTATGCAGTAATTCTCGGATTTCTGCCTCTTCTTCTAGGTTATCTTGGGTCTGATGACCAAAATAAGCCTCTAAATATGCCTGCATATTTTCTGCATTAGGAACCGCTCCCAAGACGTGTAAACCTGAAGAGAAAAGGCGATTTTCTAAAACCTGTAAATAGCCATATAACTTGACTAAATAATCATCAAATACGTGATGACTGAATAGCTTGATATTTTCTAAAGTAAAGGCAATACCGAGTTTTTTTGCCTCTTCTAGAGGGCAATCAGCATCTAAACCACTATCAATAATTTGCTTACAAATGGCATCCTTTAAAACATAATTTTTCTCTGGCTCTTCCCGATACTCAGCAATTAACTCTCGTAGATTTAGCAATTCCTTATATAATCCGGCTCTACCATAGGGAGGAACATTGTGAGAAATTAGCACCCCATAACCACGACGCTTGGCTAAAATTGATTCTGAGGGATTATTTGCCGCATAGATATATAAGTTAGGGATATTTCCTAATAGAATATCTGACCAAGAATAACCAGTATTTCCTAGGGGTGAACCTGGTAACCATTCCACGGTTCCATGCATACCAAAATGTACGACAGCATCAGCTTGAAAATCATGCTGCAACCATTGATAAAAGGCTGCATATTGGGGATGGGGGGTTAAATCTCGCTCAAACATTAAGCGCATAGGATCGCCAGAAATTCCTAAGGGTGGTTGGACTCCGATCCAAACATTTCCTAAGTTAATTCCTCCAATTTGAAACTCATCACCGGAGGTTTTAATCCCTGTACCAGTCAGCGATCGCCATTGTTTTTCGATGCGAGATGTTTGCAGATAGCCTAACCATTTTTCCAGTTGTCTCACATTTACGGTATGGGTAATCTTTTCATCTGCTGCTTTTACCCAATTAATAATTTCCTCCCCATCTTCTGGTAATTCCCCAACGGTATAACCCTGTGCTTTTAATCCATGGAGAAAGTTCAATAAACTGCGGGGAACATTTAGTAATGCGGCTGTTCCTGTCGCTCCATATCCAGGGGGAAAACCGTAGAGAATCACGGCAATTTTTCTCTGAGAAGGGGGTGTTTTTCGCAAACTTACCCAATTTTTGACACGGTTAATTAGTCGTTCTACTCGTTCGGGAATCAGGTAAATATCTTCTCCTACCAAACCACCCAGGGGAACAGTATCGATCGCCCCATCTAATTCTGGTAGCGCGTATAAAACTACACTTTGCAATCCTCCAATTCCTTGCCTTGTCCAGGAATGAATATCTTGAATTAATAGGGGTGCAGCTACAAAGTAGGGGATATTTTTCGCCGTGAGAATACGTTTTGCTACCTCAATCTGTCGCCCTGCTTCCATGGAACCTGCGGGACCCCCAACTAGGGGAAAACCAATGGTGGAGACGATGGCATCTACTAAGACTGCTGTGGAAGATAGGGAAGGTGTTTCTATATTCCCCCCTTGTCTTTGTTGTATTTCGTACTCAGTTGTCAGCCAATCACGGACGGCGACGTGTCCCTCTACACCATTAATAAAAATAGGGAGAGGAATTATACCTGACCTCTCAAACCTACGGATAAGCTGGGGGATATAGGGCTGTTTGGTAATGACATGTTTGCGGTAGAGGAGGATGGCAACTGTGGGGGCAGAGGCGGCAGGTAATAGTTGTTTTTTATACCAATTTATATATGCTTGGGGTGAGTCAAAGTATCCTTGATAGTCGGGGTGAAGTAGCCCCATATTTGGGGTTTCGATGGGTGGGGGAATCTCTCCAATTGGCAGATTCAGGTATTTCTCGGCAATTGTCCAAAACAGGGCTGCAACGTTTTCCGTACCACCAGCATTCCAGTAACCGTAGATAATTAACCAGTTACGCAGGTCTTGAACTTTTCCTAGGGGTATAAATTTTAATAGTTTGGGTCCAACTTTCAGGAAACTAATATAACCAGCAAGTTTATCTTCTTCTCGTCCGTTGCTGAATTTGTCAAGGATAAATTTTACAGGTTTGGGCATTCCCTTGGGTTTGTCTCCAATGCTGAATGCACCTATTTGGGTGAGACTGATGAGTTCCAGAGCAGACTCAAAGATTAAACGGATGGGGATATTTTTAACGCGATCGCGCAACCACAAAACCTGGTCATAATCAAATAGCAGACTCCCAAAAAATACATCCGCTCCCTGTAATGCTGCTGCAACCTCCTCTGTATCTGTGGCTAACTGGCGATCGCTAAATACCCGAATATCCAATTCTGGACAGCGTGACTTAGCCTGTTCGGCTGCTTTGCGGTACAAGTCAGCATTGAACGATTCAAATCCTGCTACCAGAACTATACGTTTCATGGCTTTTTTATACTTCTTTACATTTGCTTACATTTATTATTTTAGTTTTTTATTTCCGTTGGTTTATCACATAAGTTTTGATGGGTAACAAATATGTAGTGGGAGCGTCTCGCTCCCTGATTTCATAAGGAACACAATCAGCTAGAAACCTTTTCCAGTAAAGATGTTTTCACCTGACGCTGACCCTGAACCACCAACTCAATTACACGGTCTGGTCCTGTAACTAAACCGCGACGACGGGGTAAAATATCCCCCTTGGTGGCTAAATCTAGATTGAGACTAGAGAGAATCGTTGCCAAAACCAACTTCATTTCCAACTGAGCAAAAGCCGTACCTACGCAACGTCTAGCACCACCACCAAAAGGTACAAATTCATAGGGAGAATACTGTCTTTCTAGAAAACGTTCCGGTCGAAACTGTTTCGGGTTGGGGTATAAGTCTTCTCTTTGATGGGTTAAATAAATTGCACCCATAACTAATGTACCGGGTTGTAATTCATGCCCTGAAAGGGTGAGGGTATTTTTCACGGAGCGGGGGAAAGTCAACATAGCTACCGGATATATCCGTAAAGTCTCGTTACAGACCGCATTCAAATAGGGCAATTTCAGCAGGGTATTTAAATCAGACTTGTCTGGTACAGTATCCAATTCTGCTAGTAATTTTTCCTTCACCTCCGGGAATTTATGAATCCAGTAAAGTGCCCAAGCTAAAGCTGTCGCAGTAGTTTCATGTCCTGCGGTGAGTAAGGTCATCAACTCATCTCGCAGTTCCTCATCAGTCATACCGACACCGTTTTCGTCCTGAGCTGCCATCAACAAGCTGAGGATATCCGTCCGAGAGGTATCTGCTTGAGCGCGACGTTCCCGAATTTCGGCGTAGATTAATTCATTTACACGCTGACGACGACGCAGGAAGCGCCCCCAAGGATACCAAGTACCTAAATCCTGTTGGAGAATAGGTATATATAAAAGAGCTGCTCGCAGGGGAGAGCTTCCCCCTTCTTCTAACATAATCGCTAAAAGACGTTCTAATTCTTCAGCCCTTTCTCCCTCATGCAAACCAAATACCGCTTGCATAATGACTCGCATGGTAATTGCTTGCATGGCAGCACGAGCATCTACACTTTGACCTATACGCCATTGCCCCATCACTGACTCAGTAATCTTAGTGATGACTTCGGTATAGGTTTTCATCCGTTCCCCATGAAAGGGTGGAGTAATTAGTTGTCTTTGTCGGAAATGGGGTTCACCTTCTAAGGTAATCACGGAGTTTTTGCCTAGCAGGGGGGCAAATAGTTGATTGGCGCGACTGGGAGCAGTAAAGTCTTTATTGTCACTGGTCAGTATTTGCTGTATTGCCTGGGGGTGACTGACAAAGAGGATGGGAAAGCTCAGATGGAGAGTGAAAATATCGCCATACTTTTTTGCACATTCTTCCATATATGGCATGGGACGAGCAATCCACTGAAGCATTTGGACAATCGCCGGAGTTTGGGGACCTTGTGGTAGTTTCATCTGATTCTCTTACTGCCTATCCTATCCTTACTGTTCTGCCATTGGAACTATCAAAAAATCATTAAGTTTTGTTAAGTAGCCATTATGAACTGCGTACACCAGGACAGATGAAAATAGGCATTGGGCATTAATTATTTCTCCCTTGTCCCCCTTGTCCCCCTTGTCCCCCTTGTCCCCCTTGTCCCCTGCTTTTTCAAGTCAGGTGCTAGTCATCAAACTGCGTAGACGTGGATAATATCGTTCGACTTTAAAGTTAATACAAATAGGTAGCAGGGTGAAAAAATTAGGGAGACTATGGTTTTGTATCAAGCATTTCGTGAAATGTGGATAACAACTAGGCTGTGTACTTTGTTGGGATTTATCCATATTTAGTTCATGATTTAGTTCATGCCGTTTTTGTGATTTTCTCGTCCCCATGCTCCGCGTGGGGACGCATTCCACGAGGCTCTCTGCCTCGAATCAGGAAGCAGAGCTTCCCTACCTGTATTCCAAGCCAGAGTCTTGGAACAAGTTTTCCCCCTCACGGTTTTTGTATGAATTTATCACTCAAAAAAGGCACAGAGTACACAGCCTAGATAACAACAGAAAGATAGCTATGGATTGCAAAGCGCTAATTTATCAAATTGGGAAACAACAAGTGATCGCACCCATATATCCTAATTATTTGGTGAAATGGGATATCTCCCAAGAGCCGCGAATTATTCAGCAAATCGAACTACCTTACAAATTTGAGCCAGTACCGAGTATTGTTTTATTACCGGATGGGGAAAGGTTTGCTGTGACTCCTTCTGAGGTTACGCCAGAATTTGGGATTGAAATACGTCATTGGGATGATTTGTCCGTTTTGCAAACAGTTCAGTTACCCCATGCACCCTATGGGGAGACTTCCCTGGAGGATGAATATCATGGACATCAGAAATGTACCCATATCTCATGGTTGGGGGTGACTCCTTGTCAGCGATATTTACTGATTGCTGAGGGTTGGGGGGATATGTACTTGGTTAATTTAGAAACGGGTGAACAGGTACGTTGGTTGTGTCGTTGGCGAGATTATAATGCGGGATTTGCCATGGATGCACAGATGCAATTTTTAATTATCAATTCTGTGGATATGGATGAATTCCATCATGTATTTCGCATTGGAGATATGCTCAGGGGTGAATTGAGTTATCTGGGAGAATTTGCAGGTGGAGCGCGTTGTCATCGGGGTGGTTTGGGTTTTAGCCCAGATGGTGAGAGTTTGGCTTACAGTTTCTATATATATAATCGGGTTGAGTTAGCTTGTTTGCAGGTCGATCGCCAGTTTTTGGCAAGTTTAAATGATTTTGTTGAGCAACCCCTGGAAACAAAATGGCAACAACCTTGGATGCTACACCATGGACATGATAGTTTTAATCCTTGGCAAAGTGAAATTGTTTGGCTGGATAATCAGAGGTTGGTGTTTGGTGTGGGGAAAACTCTGGCATTAGTGCAGGCAGAAACTGGTGAGGTGGAAGCAACCTATAATTTAGATGCAGTGATGAATGGGATGAAATTTGACCCTATTTCTGGAAAAATGATTGTGGCGACGAAGGAGGGAATAGGGGTGGTGACAATAGGCTGATTTTATATATTTAATTCATCCAGGGACATTTCTAATTGTAAATCATCTATCATTTCTTGAATATTTTGTCTAGCAGTAATATTCCCTTCCAGAGTAGATAATTCTTGGGCAACTTTTAAGTCTGCCATGGCATTCTCCAGATGATTTAATTCATAGAAGCATTGGGAACGTTGTTGATAGATTTCCCTAGTTTTATATCCTAGTTCAATGGCTTGATTATAGTCAGCGATCGCCATCTCTAATTCTGTGATTTCCAAATAGCAATTACCGCGTAAATAATAAGCTTCTTTGTTGTCTTGATTTTCTAGGATAACTTTGTTAAAATCAGATATAGCTCCAGTAAAGTATCCTAGTTCAACGCGAGATATTCCCCTATTTAAATACTGCTGAATATCACAATATTCTATTTCTGATAAGGCAGGGAATAAAGTAATTTCGGGCAATGTTGTATAGTCTATCCAGCTCTGTTTACTTTCTAGTTGTAGAACCTGTCCATAATCTTCGATAGCTCTTTGATTATCACCAATTAGGTAATAAGTATCTCCGCGATTTTTCCAAAAAGAGATATGATCAGGAGAGAGAATTATTGCTTGACTAAAATCGGCGATCGCCCCTGAATAATCACTGAGGTGATATCGGGCAATTCCCATCTGATTATAAACTTGGGGAGCATGGGGATTGAGGTTGAGACTGTGGAGAAAATCGAGGATTGCTTTTTCATATTCTGCCACAGCTAAATACGCCAAACCTCGGTGATAGTAGATATTTGCGTCTTGCTGCTGAATTTCGAGGATATCGGTATAGGTAGCGATCGCCCTTGAAAAGTCTTGGTTTTGATAAGCTTGAATAGCGGCTAATTTTAGGGATGGGATAGAATTTTGGGTTAGGGAATGGGATGGGGAGAAATTTCCTAGACTTTGGGAATGAAACTGTTCTAAATAGCATCTCAAACCACCAGCATAGAGTAATTGTTCTATACCGAAGTTTATTTTACCTCTGTTTAACTTAATCATCTGAGTTGGTAAAAAACCAGCTAAATACAAATGATATTCCCTTTGAGATTCATTAATTTCTTCTTGAACAAAGACACAAATAATCACATAATTATTTGCAACTTCCTCTGCACTCACCGACCATTGAACTTGATTAAATTTACCACGACGAGACTTTACTTGAATCCCAATTTTAGCATCAAATTTCAGAGTAAAATCTGTTTTTCCATCACCACCGAGACGTTTTTCATAATCTACAGAGGTAATTAAATCTGATAAACGTTCTTGAACAACTTCCTCTGCTAATTTCCCCTGCAAATACTTAATAAATACATCCCTGACGGGAGAGACTTGTTTATATTTTTCTGCCATTTCCCAACAGAAATTCCGTAAAACTTTGAGTCTTTCCCCAGAAATAACCGTCAACTCGCTATGTTTACCCTCAACTTGACAATGGAGTACAGAGCTAGAAGATGCCAACCTCTGGATAAAATCTAATTGTTGCGATCGCAGTACGGAAATTCCATTCATGGGAGGGAAAATTGCTGATTTTCATTTATACTTTGACATAAAAAAATTGATTTTTTCACCAATGCTCGCAAAAATATCTGTAATTATTCCAACACTGAATGAGTCAGTTAATATTGCCTCTACCTTGAGTGCGATACCTATTAGGCATGATATAGAGGTAATTATTGTCGATGGTGGCTCCACGGATAACACAGTAGAAATAACTAGGCAATTTAGTATAAAATTAATTGATTCTCTGCCCGGACGTAGCGAGCAAATGAATCGGGGTGCAACCGTCGCAACAGGAGAAATTCTACTATTTTTGCACGGGGATACTCGTTTACCAAGTAATTTTGAGAACATGGTGAGAGATGCAATCCAGAAACCGGGAGTGGTTGCAGGTGCATTTACATTGCAGATTGACGATAATGCACCAAGTTTGCGGTGGGTAGAAAAGGGGGTGAAGTGGCGATCGCGGTTATTTCAGTTACCCTATGGAGATCAGGCAATATTTCTGACGAAGGAAACATTTGAGAAAATTGGTGGCTTCCCAAGAATTCCGATTATGGAAGACTTTGAGTTGATACAGAGATTAAAAAAAATCGGTAAAATCACGATTATATCTGCATCAGTCATCACATCACCCCGAAGATGGTTAAAAAAAGGAATTTGGCAAACAACCCTGATCAATCAGATTGTGATTATCGCCTATTATCTGGGTATTTCTCCCGATAGAATCCGTGACTGGTATCGTCAGGGAAAATTTAGATAGTCTTAAGCTGTTTCTCAGGTTTGGGCAATATTCTAGAATTGTCAGGAATTTTGTAATTGAGAGAGTTAGATTAAATATGTTCTCGGATTTTTATGAGTATGATGTCTCGAAAAAGTCAATTGACAACAGTTAAATATATTTGTCTATTTTTGTTAGTCATCGCTCTAATTTTCATCGGTAGGCAAATCAATTTTTCCGAAATATTGCAATCCTCCGCTATGTGGGTAAAAAGTTTAGGCATCTGGGGGGCGATCGCCTATATTATTCTTTACAATTTGGCGACTCTCTTATTTGTCCCTGGCTCTATACTTACGATTAAAGGGGGATGTTTATTTGGTTTATTTTGGGGTTCCGTTTATGTGATAATTGCTGCCATTATTGGTGCTGTCATCACTTTTTGTCTAGGGCGTTATGTTTCTCGCAACTGGGTTTGTCAACAGCTGGAAAAATATCCCAAATTTCAAGCTATTGATAGAGCAGTAGCCACCGCAGGATTAAAAATTGTTTTACTGACGCGACTTTCTCCGATTTTCCCCTTTAACTTATTAAACTATGCCTTTGGCATCACTCAAGTGTCTTTAAAAGATTATATTCTTGGCTCCCTTGGTATTATTCCGGGAACTTTAATGTATGTCTACATTGGTTCTTTAGCCAGTGATGTGGTAATGGCAAATATGTCAGCAACACCCATGGATAGGACAGCGCAAACTTGGCAAATAATTATGCAAGTAATTGGCTTAGTTGCCACCATTGCAGTGACGATATATATATCTCGAATTGCTCAGAAAGCATTACAAGAAAATATGGATTAATTTATGATTAGTCCTTGCGCACAATTTTGGAAAAAGAGACGCATCTTGTTTTCTCAGAGAGTTTTAAAAAGATGGCATCTTGCACTGTTTTTTAAATTATTAACCCCCAAATTAACCCCCAAATAAAAAATATCTTACCCCTTAATCATAAATAGCGAGCCAGACGCTCCCACTACAATTTAAAAATCATCAAAAATATATGCGAAAAAACTTTTACCTGATTCTATTTACCCTTCTAGTTATTCTCCTATGGGGAACCCATCCCGCAATTGCTCAAGAAAATAATCTCAATCAATTGAATCCCCAAGGATGGCTGCGAAATGCCCTACTATGGATAGAAAGCCTAGGTGTAATTGGGGCGATCGCCTTTATCGGTTTATATATTCTTGCCACCGTTGCATTTCTTCCAGGTTCCATTCTCACCCTAGGAGCAGGGGTAGTATTTGGTGTTGTCTGGGGTTCCCTCTACGTCTTCCTGGGTGCAACCCTAGGAGCAACCGCAGCTTTTTTAGTCGGTAGATATCTCGCAAGAAATTGGGTTTCTCAAAAAATCGCTGGTAACAGCAAATTTGCGGCAATCGATACTGCCGTTGGTCGAGAAGGGTTT
The Calothrix sp. 336/3 DNA segment above includes these coding regions:
- a CDS encoding TIGR04283 family arsenosugar biosynthesis glycosyltransferase → MLAKISVIIPTLNESVNIASTLSAIPIRHDIEVIIVDGGSTDNTVEITRQFSIKLIDSLPGRSEQMNRGATVATGEILLFLHGDTRLPSNFENMVRDAIQKPGVVAGAFTLQIDDNAPSLRWVEKGVKWRSRLFQLPYGDQAIFLTKETFEKIGGFPRIPIMEDFELIQRLKKIGKITIISASVITSPRRWLKKGIWQTTLINQIVIIAYYLGISPDRIRDWYRQGKFR
- a CDS encoding tetratricopeptide repeat protein is translated as MNGISVLRSQQLDFIQRLASSSSVLHCQVEGKHSELTVISGERLKVLRNFCWEMAEKYKQVSPVRDVFIKYLQGKLAEEVVQERLSDLITSVDYEKRLGGDGKTDFTLKFDAKIGIQVKSRRGKFNQVQWSVSAEEVANNYVIICVFVQEEINESQREYHLYLAGFLPTQMIKLNRGKINFGIEQLLYAGGLRCYLEQFHSQSLGNFSPSHSLTQNSIPSLKLAAIQAYQNQDFSRAIATYTDILEIQQQDANIYYHRGLAYLAVAEYEKAILDFLHSLNLNPHAPQVYNQMGIARYHLSDYSGAIADFSQAIILSPDHISFWKNRGDTYYLIGDNQRAIEDYGQVLQLESKQSWIDYTTLPEITLFPALSEIEYCDIQQYLNRGISRVELGYFTGAISDFNKVILENQDNKEAYYLRGNCYLEITELEMAIADYNQAIELGYKTREIYQQRSQCFYELNHLENAMADLKVAQELSTLEGNITARQNIQEMIDDLQLEMSLDELNI
- a CDS encoding IS701 family transposase; its protein translation is MVTPRRQPVSTVAFIDNYCQHYYSVFEDVRHFEAFKFLHLGIVSEIPRKTLPLIAKTVGLKDSQTLHHFLRDALWDVKKLREIRLWLIKRFIGEREIILCIDETGDKKKGKSTDYVTSQYIGNLGKTENGIVSVNAYGVVDGITYPLMFQIFKPRNRLREGDKYKSKPQIAIEIIQELKEWGFKIKLVLADSLYGESGDVIRCLEKLELEFIVAIRSNHGVLMPPGSRKRYNRWKAYEQKLSHRQTETRYLREIIFGKRRRTRYYQISKMNTPDPTGDESWYIMTNLSTDLSLNVAQLYSLRNWIEYGFKQVKNELGWADFRLTDYESIERWWEIIFSAYLFVSIQATYFQLHVQNQSTSSSELPSSIDFNSSQYSQHPNWESGTTWKSALNNLRLLIQPYIFYCLIQPWLTVFNIPGMKRCFLKLINFMNDFRASPVSFSVAS
- a CDS encoding cytochrome P450, with protein sequence MKLPQGPQTPAIVQMLQWIARPMPYMEECAKKYGDIFTLHLSFPILFVSHPQAIQQILTSDNKDFTAPSRANQLFAPLLGKNSVITLEGEPHFRQRQLITPPFHGERMKTYTEVITKITESVMGQWRIGQSVDARAAMQAITMRVIMQAVFGLHEGERAEELERLLAIMLEEGGSSPLRAALLYIPILQQDLGTWYPWGRFLRRRQRVNELIYAEIRERRAQADTSRTDILSLLMAAQDENGVGMTDEELRDELMTLLTAGHETTATALAWALYWIHKFPEVKEKLLAELDTVPDKSDLNTLLKLPYLNAVCNETLRIYPVAMLTFPRSVKNTLTLSGHELQPGTLVMGAIYLTHQREDLYPNPKQFRPERFLERQYSPYEFVPFGGGARRCVGTAFAQLEMKLVLATILSSLNLDLATKGDILPRRRGLVTGPDRVIELVVQGQRQVKTSLLEKVSS
- the bchH gene encoding magnesium chelatase subunit H — translated: MKRIVLVAGFESFNADLYRKAAEQAKSRCPELDIRVFSDRQLATDTEEVAAALQGADVFFGSLLFDYDQVLWLRDRVKNIPIRLIFESALELISLTQIGAFSIGDKPKGMPKPVKFILDKFSNGREEDKLAGYISFLKVGPKLLKFIPLGKVQDLRNWLIIYGYWNAGGTENVAALFWTIAEKYLNLPIGEIPPPIETPNMGLLHPDYQGYFDSPQAYINWYKKQLLPAASAPTVAILLYRKHVITKQPYIPQLIRRFERSGIIPLPIFINGVEGHVAVRDWLTTEYEIQQRQGGNIETPSLSSTAVLVDAIVSTIGFPLVGGPAGSMEAGRQIEVAKRILTAKNIPYFVAAPLLIQDIHSWTRQGIGGLQSVVLYALPELDGAIDTVPLGGLVGEDIYLIPERVERLINRVKNWVSLRKTPPSQRKIAVILYGFPPGYGATGTAALLNVPRSLLNFLHGLKAQGYTVGELPEDGEEIINWVKAADEKITHTVNVRQLEKWLGYLQTSRIEKQWRSLTGTGIKTSGDEFQIGGINLGNVWIGVQPPLGISGDPMRLMFERDLTPHPQYAAFYQWLQHDFQADAVVHFGMHGTVEWLPGSPLGNTGYSWSDILLGNIPNLYIYAANNPSESILAKRRGYGVLISHNVPPYGRAGLYKELLNLRELIAEYREEPEKNYVLKDAICKQIIDSGLDADCPLEEAKKLGIAFTLENIKLFSHHVFDDYLVKLYGYLQVLENRLFSSGLHVLGAVPNAENMQAYLEAYFGHQTQDNLEEEAEIRELLHRNSEELTNLLRGLNGEYIPPAPGGDLLRDGAGVLPTGRNIHALDPYRMPSPAAYARGKEIAKKIISQHLQEHGEYPETVAVMLWGLDAIKTKGESLGILLELVGAEPVKEGTGRIVRYDLQPLPEVGHPRIDVLGNLSGIFRDSFVNIIELLDDLFQRAVDIDESVEENFIKKHALELKAQGVANISARLFSNPAGDFGSLVNDRVVDGNWESGEELGDTWQGRNVFSYGRKDKGEARPEVLNTLLKTTGRIVQEIDSVEYGLTDIQEYYANTGGLKKAAEKQQGKKVTASFVESFSKDTTPRKLDDLLRMEYRSKFLNPKWAEAMANQGSGGAYEISQRMTALIGWSGTADFTDNWVYDQAADTYALNAEMAEKLRQANPEAFRNIISRMLEANGRGFWQASEDKLQQLRNLYELTDEELEGVGSNTNS
- a CDS encoding TVP38/TMEM64 family protein, whose product is MSRKSQLTTVKYICLFLLVIALIFIGRQINFSEILQSSAMWVKSLGIWGAIAYIILYNLATLLFVPGSILTIKGGCLFGLFWGSVYVIIAAIIGAVITFCLGRYVSRNWVCQQLEKYPKFQAIDRAVATAGLKIVLLTRLSPIFPFNLLNYAFGITQVSLKDYILGSLGIIPGTLMYVYIGSLASDVVMANMSATPMDRTAQTWQIIMQVIGLVATIAVTIYISRIAQKALQENMD
- a CDS encoding TVP38/TMEM64 family protein — encoded protein: MRKNFYLILFTLLVILLWGTHPAIAQENNLNQLNPQGWLRNALLWIESLGVIGAIAFIGLYILATVAFLPGSILTLGAGVVFGVVWGSLYVFLGATLGATAAFLVGRYLARNWVSQKIAGNSKFAAIDTAVGREGFKIVLLTRLSPIFPFNLLNYALGITGVSLKDYFLASIGMLPGTIMYVYIGSLAGNLAMIGSQTQPTNPTLQWAIRIIGFIATLAVTLYVTRVARKALAEVSQ